In Dioscorea cayenensis subsp. rotundata cultivar TDr96_F1 chromosome 11, TDr96_F1_v2_PseudoChromosome.rev07_lg8_w22 25.fasta, whole genome shotgun sequence, a single genomic region encodes these proteins:
- the LOC120272657 gene encoding uncharacterized protein LOC120272657 isoform X1 — protein sequence MDSQQLIDTLAAHIALYHSSSSSPNPSSSPRSSILQWFSSLSAQHRRASLTVLHPDFLRVLRLMLSRLRSRGPSVFFLLSDLPSSSELPSLLSRRSLGLLARASSSNPHFLALSRAVLMFSTHDSERISDCSLDSFTVAEEFVADVDCFVEAMDGISGGRFLRGEVEGLGAPWVEMDWLKDMGYYSMEAFLASRIEVALRLSWLASMKGKKMKVGKVKEKEIAAAVAGAGVAANMFWRKKRCIDWWVGLGVECRRTMMVTILGKASKFLVNDFVMCSTTANVEDDLSVGHQAGNSWQSMRQNPYLRCDVMLSFPHHQKLPSMGDCLNRLAVIHEISLMFSKLQEEEFEKEAIFFSSLTSSSSISDFILRKLRGFLMIVSIDYVNLELIGDPKLNPIQNKNKDEFGMSYRKGKKKLHNSKRLSSSSKLSVINAANQKPSLDHACNAPSVGNRCSGLGARQNTLSLLAKKSALVVDTVESKTPLRGSDMEPSKHLVDCTVRVTKKKSGRKRSKNKAASSKSGGNPDTVNKKFPSPVPVSVSTIHLKADPIMCEQSPKSSSANVSDKPDIAGESESINVAQINHFPHPSPGCSFDGVISCPCSSIYEDGDIVVSHCDIELQGSSEKTFTPVANDNTHELIGNHATSPKWNPGNTYSCFTLSAQCLENVSIEEHEPQKSGFLCDTTSESNSPNLSKDVLNKKNTLIQCNSSDYYVATSSGSTSHEWPNLASFHYASVNSQNLPTATDRLHLDVSQKLPNHHQSFLPPRHQVRSSSTECGRSRILPSLAVPMSFDWPPMVKSYSRLSQTVTSSYDSCYASRLQPSFCPGFSSHRMQINGSSSVNDWKHTWDVMDAYDSKIMSEFMDDTDSYWLSEEESDAHTLSTRDYNQFFGGGVMYWNTSEHVGAGFSRPPSYSSEDSSWAWHEAELNRTIDDMVGMPGISASYNTNGLASPPAAPFCSPFDSLGPGHQAVGYAITRNDMIGKPMNSVPSVSDATDEKHPKSLNNSPISVEGTKGDPLPYPVLRPIIVPTIARKGSRSEFMLSHDHKNPCLPSTIRDAPRIKRPPSPVVLSVPRVPRPPPPSPVGGSRKRGFPIVRSGSSSPRHWGMRTWYREEALDESHISIDSTEVLWPSWGNKGISAFPVVQSIGGPLLQDHLLNVSQLACDQEHPDIALPLQPPDLLNSNDKTPLSLLQCLLHDEIDSFWKQVSAEHLTRKPYINWAVMRVTRALQVLWPRSRTNIFGSCATGLALPTSDVDLVVSLPPVRNLEPIKEAGILEGRNGIKETCLQHAARYLANQDWVRNDSLKTIENTAIPVINLVAEVPHDYISSNRNSSNSDAQKVWASNAHLGHGGGPHSDQPLSENKSLPLSSKLMKDDYIDVKLIRLDISFKSPSHTGLQTSELVGELTQQFPAIIPLALVLKQFLADRSLDDSYSGGLSSYCLVLLVTRFLQHEHHIGRSINQSLGSLLMDFLYFFGNVFDPRQMRISIQGSGVYMKRERGLSFDPVHIDDPLYPTNNVGRNCFRIHQCIKAFADAYAVLENEQSQFLDNRPPTSLASFRLLEKIIPSIGQEFQSSVCSG from the exons ATGGATTCCCAGCAGCTCATCGACACCCTCGCCGCCCACATCGCTCTATACcactcctcctcttcctctccaaaccctagctccAGTCCTCGTTCCTCCATCCTCCAATGGTTCTCCTCACTCTCTGCTCAACATCGCCGGGCTTCCCTCACTGTCCTCCACCCCGACTTCCTCCGCGTCCTCCGCCTTATGCTCTCTCGTCTCCGCTCCCGTGGGCCTTCCgtcttcttcctcctctccGACCTCCCGTCCTCGTCCGAGCTACCGTCCCTCCTCTCCCGTCGCTCTCTTGGCCTCCTCGCCCGCGCCTCTTCATCTAATCCACATTTCCTTGCTCTTTCCCGCGCGGTTTTGATGTTCTCGACTCATGATTCCGAGCGGATCTCTGACTGCTCTTTGGATTCGTTCACTGTCGCTGAGGAATTTGTTGCGGATGTGGATTGTTTTGTGGAGGCCATGGATGGGATCTCTGGGGGGAGGTTCTTGAGAGGGGAAGTGGAGGGTTTGGGCGCCCCGTGGGTGGAGATGGATTGGTTGAAGGATATGGGGTATTACAGTATGGAGGCCTTTCTTGCTAGTAGGATTGAGGTGGCCTTGAGGCTTTCATGGCTTGCTTCTATGAaggggaagaagatgaaggtcGGAAAGGTCAAGGAGAAGGAGATAGCTGCAGCTGTGGCGGGTGCCGGTGTGGCGGCTAATATGTTCTGGAGGAAAAAGAGGTGCATTGATTGGTGGGTTGGGTTGGGTGTAGAATGTAGGAGGACCATGATGGTGACTATTTTGGGGAAGGCATCAAAATTTCTG GTTAATGATTTTGTTATGTGCTCAACCACAGCTAATGTTGAGGATGATTTGTCTGTGGGCCATCAAGCAGGAAACTCTTGGCAGAGCATGAGGCAAAATCCCTACTTGCGTTGTGATGTCATGCTGTCTTTCCCTCATCATCAAAAGTTACCTTCTATGGGAGATTGTTTGAACAGATTAGCAGTGATACATGAGATATCTCTAATGTTTTCAAAGTTGCAGGAAGAGGAATTTGAAAAGGAGGCAATATTTTTCAGCTCCTTAACTTCTAGTAGTTCTATCTCTGATTTTATCTTGAGGAAACTCCGAGGTTTTCTCATGATTGTCTCCATCGATTATGTAAACCTTGAGCTAATTGGTGATCCAAAGCTTAATCCCATccaaaataagaataaagacgaatttggcatgtcctatcgaaaaggaaagaagaagctCCATAATTCAAAAAGGCTTAGTTCGTCGTCTAAGCTCTCCGTAATCAATGCTGCAAATCAAAAACCTAGTTTG GACCATGCATGTAATGCACCATCTGTGGGGAATAGGTGCTCCGGCCTTGGTGCACGGCAAAATACTCTCTCTTTATTGGCCAAAAAAAGTGCTTTGGTTGTGGACACTGTTGAGAGCAAGACCCCATTAAGAGGCTCTGACATG GAGCCTTCCAAGCACTTGGTTGATTGCACGGTTCGTGTTACTAAAAAAAAGAGTGGGAGAAAAAGATCCAAGAATAAAGCGGCTAGCTCAAAGTCGGGTGGAAATCCTGATACTGTAAACAAGAAATTTCCTAGCCCTGTTCCAGTTAGTGTTTCAACTATTCACCTTAAGGCAGATCCTATCATGTGTGAGCAATCACCAAAATCAAGCTCTGCTAATGTTTCAGATAAGCCAGATATTGCAGGTGAATCTGAATCTATCAATGTTGCTCAGATAAACCATTTCCCTCATCCCAGCCCAGGTTGCTCTTTTGATGGTGTAATTTCTTGTCCATGCTCCAGTATATATGAAGATGGAGACATTGTTGTTTCACATTGTGATATTGAGTTGCAAGGCTCCTCAGAAAAAACATTTACACCTGTAGCCAATGACAACACTCACGAACTAATTGGAAACCATGCCACTTCTCCCAAATGGAATCCTGGAAATACTTACAGCTGCTTTACACTTTCTGCGCAGTGTCTTGAAAATGTTTCCATAGAGGAGCATGAGCCTCAAAAGTCTGGATTCCTTTGTGACACAACCTCGGAGTCTAATTCTCCAAACTTGTCTAAGGATGttttgaataagaaaaatacacTTATCCAATGTAATAGCAGTGATTATTATGTGGCTACCTCCAGTGGCTCTACGTCACATGAGTGGCCTAACTTAGCTTCTTTTCATTATGCATCTGTGAATTCACAGAATCTCCCAACTGCGACTGACAGACTACATTTGGATGTTAGTCAGAAATTGCCCAATCACCACCAGTCTTTCCTTCCTCCAAGGCACCAGGTGAGAAGCTCGTCAACGGAATGTGGGCGTAGCAGAATATTGCCTTCCCTGGCTGTGCCCATGAGTTTTGACTGGCCTCCAATGGTAAAGAGCTATAGTAGACTAAGTCAGACAGTGACGTCAAGTTATGATTCTTGTTATGCTTCAAGGCTACAGCCGTCATTCTGCCCAGGCTTTTCTTCTCATAGAATGCAAATAAATGGTTCTTCTAGTGTAAATGACTGGAAACATACTTGGGATGTTATGGATGCTTATGATTCTAAAATCATGTCTGAGTTCATGGATGACACTGATAGTTATTGGTTATCTGAAGAAGAATCAGATGCTCATACACTTTCTACAAGAgattataatcaattttttggTGGTGGAGTTATGTATTGGAATACTTCTGAACATGTTGGAGCAGGCTTTTCTCGGCCACCTTCATATAGTTCTGAAGATAGCTCTTGGGCATGGCATGAGGCAGAACTAAACAGAACAATTGATGATATGGTCGGTATGCCTGGGATCTCTGCATCCTACAATACAAATGGTTTGGCTTCACCACCTGCTGCTCCATTTTGTTCTCCATTTGATTCTCTGGGACCAGGCCATCAGGCTGTAGGTTACGCTATTACAAGGAATGATATGATCGGAAAGCCAATGAACTCAGTGCCTTCAGTCTCAGATGCTACAGATGAGAAACATccaaaatcattaaataattcACCTATAAGTGTTGAAGGAACAAAAGGTGACCCTCTTCCTTATCCCGTGCTCCGGCCAATCATTGTTCCAACTATTGCAAGGAAGGGATCTAGATCTGAGTTTATGCTAAGTCATGATCATAAAAACCCATGCTTACCTTCCACCATAAGAGATGCCCCCAGAATAAAAAGACCTCCATCTCCTGTGGTACTTTCGGTCCCTCGAGTGCCCCGTCCGCCTCCACCATCTCCTGTTGGAGGATCTAGGAAGCGAGGATTCCCTATTGTCAGGTCAGGGAGCTCAAGTCCGAGGCACTGGGGTATGAGAACTTGGTATCGTGAAGAAGCTTTAGATGAAAGTCACATTTCTATAGATAGCACTGAAGTTCTTTGGCCTTCATGGGGAAACAAGGGCATCTCTGCCTTTCCAGTGGTGCAATCAATTGGGGGGCCCTTGCTGCAGGATCATCTGCTGAATGTTTCTCAATTAGCTTGTGATCAGGAACAT CCAGATATTGCATTGCCTCTGCAACCTCCTGATTTGTTGAACTCTAATGATAAGACACCCTTATCCCTTCTGCAGTGTCTTCTCCATGATGAAATTGATTCTTTCTGGAAGCAG GTATCTGCTGAGCACCTGACAAGGAAGCCCTACATTAATTGGGCTGTAATGAGGGTCACACGAGCTCTTCAAGTCCTTTGGCCTCGTTCTCGTACCAATATTTTTGGTTCTTGTGCAACTGGTTTAGCTCTTCCCACTAGTGATGTAGATCTTGTGGTTTCTCTTCCACCAGTACGGAATTTG GAACCTATTAAAGAAGCTGGAATTTTGGAAGGTCGTAATGGAATAAAGGAAACATGTCTTCAG CATGCGGCTAGGTATCTTGCGAATCAGGATTGGGTCCGAAATGACTCCctaaaaacaatagaaaatacagCT atACCTGTTATTAATCTAGTGGCTGAGGTCCCTCATGATTACATCTCTTCAAATCGAAACTCTTCAAATTCAGATGCTCAGAAAGTATGGGCCAGCAATGCACATCTTGGACATGGGGGTGGTCCTCATTCTGATCAACCTCTCTCCGAGAATAAGTCTTTGCCCTTGTCATCAAAATTGATGAAGGATGATTACATTGATGTGAAGCTAATTCGTCTTGATATCAGCTTTAAATCACCGTCTCACACTGGACTTCAAACTTCAGAATTG GTTGGGGAACTCACTCAGCAATTTCCAGCGATCATACCGCTTGCTTTGGTACTAAAGCAGTTCTTGGCTGATCGTAGTCTGGATGACTCCTACTCAGGTGGCCTAAGTTCATATTGTCTG GTGTTACTGGTTACACGATTTCTCCAGCATGAACACCATATTGGCCGGTCAATCAATCAG AGCCTTGGCAGCCTTTTGATGGATTTTCTCTACTTCTTCGG GAATGTGTTTGATCCGCGTCAAATGCGTATATCAATTCAAGGAAGTGGAGTTTATATGAAGAGAGAAAGGGGTTTAAG TTTTGATCCAGTTCATATCGATGATCCACTCTATCCCACTAATAATGTTGGGAGGAACTGCTTTCGCATACATCAATGTATCAAG GCTTTTGCAGATGCTTATGCTGTTCTCGAGAATGAACAATCACAGTTCTTAGACAATCGCCCTCCTACTTCTTTGGCGTCATTTAGGTTACtagaaaaaataattccaaGTATTGGCCAGGAGTTCCAAAGTTCAGTTTGTAGTGGCTGA
- the LOC120272657 gene encoding uncharacterized protein LOC120272657 isoform X3: MRQNPYLRCDVMLSFPHHQKLPSMGDCLNRLAVIHEISLMFSKLQEEEFEKEAIFFSSLTSSSSISDFILRKLRGFLMIVSIDYVNLELIGDPKLNPIQNKNKDEFGMSYRKGKKKLHNSKRLSSSSKLSVINAANQKPSLDHACNAPSVGNRCSGLGARQNTLSLLAKKSALVVDTVESKTPLRGSDMEPSKHLVDCTVRVTKKKSGRKRSKNKAASSKSGGNPDTVNKKFPSPVPVSVSTIHLKADPIMCEQSPKSSSANVSDKPDIAGESESINVAQINHFPHPSPGCSFDGVISCPCSSIYEDGDIVVSHCDIELQGSSEKTFTPVANDNTHELIGNHATSPKWNPGNTYSCFTLSAQCLENVSIEEHEPQKSGFLCDTTSESNSPNLSKDVLNKKNTLIQCNSSDYYVATSSGSTSHEWPNLASFHYASVNSQNLPTATDRLHLDVSQKLPNHHQSFLPPRHQVRSSSTECGRSRILPSLAVPMSFDWPPMVKSYSRLSQTVTSSYDSCYASRLQPSFCPGFSSHRMQINGSSSVNDWKHTWDVMDAYDSKIMSEFMDDTDSYWLSEEESDAHTLSTRDYNQFFGGGVMYWNTSEHVGAGFSRPPSYSSEDSSWAWHEAELNRTIDDMVGMPGISASYNTNGLASPPAAPFCSPFDSLGPGHQAVGYAITRNDMIGKPMNSVPSVSDATDEKHPKSLNNSPISVEGTKGDPLPYPVLRPIIVPTIARKGSRSEFMLSHDHKNPCLPSTIRDAPRIKRPPSPVVLSVPRVPRPPPPSPVGGSRKRGFPIVRSGSSSPRHWGMRTWYREEALDESHISIDSTEVLWPSWGNKGISAFPVVQSIGGPLLQDHLLNVSQLACDQEHPDIALPLQPPDLLNSNDKTPLSLLQCLLHDEIDSFWKQVSAEHLTRKPYINWAVMRVTRALQVLWPRSRTNIFGSCATGLALPTSDVDLVVSLPPVRNLEPIKEAGILEGRNGIKETCLQHAARYLANQDWVRNDSLKTIENTAIPVINLVAEVPHDYISSNRNSSNSDAQKVWASNAHLGHGGGPHSDQPLSENKSLPLSSKLMKDDYIDVKLIRLDISFKSPSHTGLQTSELVGELTQQFPAIIPLALVLKQFLADRSLDDSYSGGLSSYCLVLLVTRFLQHEHHIGRSINQSLGSLLMDFLYFFGNVFDPRQMRISIQGSGVYMKRERGLSFDPVHIDDPLYPTNNVGRNCFRIHQCIKAFADAYAVLENEQSQFLDNRPPTSLASFRLLEKIIPSIGQEFQSSVCSG; this comes from the exons ATGAGGCAAAATCCCTACTTGCGTTGTGATGTCATGCTGTCTTTCCCTCATCATCAAAAGTTACCTTCTATGGGAGATTGTTTGAACAGATTAGCAGTGATACATGAGATATCTCTAATGTTTTCAAAGTTGCAGGAAGAGGAATTTGAAAAGGAGGCAATATTTTTCAGCTCCTTAACTTCTAGTAGTTCTATCTCTGATTTTATCTTGAGGAAACTCCGAGGTTTTCTCATGATTGTCTCCATCGATTATGTAAACCTTGAGCTAATTGGTGATCCAAAGCTTAATCCCATccaaaataagaataaagacgaatttggcatgtcctatcgaaaaggaaagaagaagctCCATAATTCAAAAAGGCTTAGTTCGTCGTCTAAGCTCTCCGTAATCAATGCTGCAAATCAAAAACCTAGTTTG GACCATGCATGTAATGCACCATCTGTGGGGAATAGGTGCTCCGGCCTTGGTGCACGGCAAAATACTCTCTCTTTATTGGCCAAAAAAAGTGCTTTGGTTGTGGACACTGTTGAGAGCAAGACCCCATTAAGAGGCTCTGACATG GAGCCTTCCAAGCACTTGGTTGATTGCACGGTTCGTGTTACTAAAAAAAAGAGTGGGAGAAAAAGATCCAAGAATAAAGCGGCTAGCTCAAAGTCGGGTGGAAATCCTGATACTGTAAACAAGAAATTTCCTAGCCCTGTTCCAGTTAGTGTTTCAACTATTCACCTTAAGGCAGATCCTATCATGTGTGAGCAATCACCAAAATCAAGCTCTGCTAATGTTTCAGATAAGCCAGATATTGCAGGTGAATCTGAATCTATCAATGTTGCTCAGATAAACCATTTCCCTCATCCCAGCCCAGGTTGCTCTTTTGATGGTGTAATTTCTTGTCCATGCTCCAGTATATATGAAGATGGAGACATTGTTGTTTCACATTGTGATATTGAGTTGCAAGGCTCCTCAGAAAAAACATTTACACCTGTAGCCAATGACAACACTCACGAACTAATTGGAAACCATGCCACTTCTCCCAAATGGAATCCTGGAAATACTTACAGCTGCTTTACACTTTCTGCGCAGTGTCTTGAAAATGTTTCCATAGAGGAGCATGAGCCTCAAAAGTCTGGATTCCTTTGTGACACAACCTCGGAGTCTAATTCTCCAAACTTGTCTAAGGATGttttgaataagaaaaatacacTTATCCAATGTAATAGCAGTGATTATTATGTGGCTACCTCCAGTGGCTCTACGTCACATGAGTGGCCTAACTTAGCTTCTTTTCATTATGCATCTGTGAATTCACAGAATCTCCCAACTGCGACTGACAGACTACATTTGGATGTTAGTCAGAAATTGCCCAATCACCACCAGTCTTTCCTTCCTCCAAGGCACCAGGTGAGAAGCTCGTCAACGGAATGTGGGCGTAGCAGAATATTGCCTTCCCTGGCTGTGCCCATGAGTTTTGACTGGCCTCCAATGGTAAAGAGCTATAGTAGACTAAGTCAGACAGTGACGTCAAGTTATGATTCTTGTTATGCTTCAAGGCTACAGCCGTCATTCTGCCCAGGCTTTTCTTCTCATAGAATGCAAATAAATGGTTCTTCTAGTGTAAATGACTGGAAACATACTTGGGATGTTATGGATGCTTATGATTCTAAAATCATGTCTGAGTTCATGGATGACACTGATAGTTATTGGTTATCTGAAGAAGAATCAGATGCTCATACACTTTCTACAAGAgattataatcaattttttggTGGTGGAGTTATGTATTGGAATACTTCTGAACATGTTGGAGCAGGCTTTTCTCGGCCACCTTCATATAGTTCTGAAGATAGCTCTTGGGCATGGCATGAGGCAGAACTAAACAGAACAATTGATGATATGGTCGGTATGCCTGGGATCTCTGCATCCTACAATACAAATGGTTTGGCTTCACCACCTGCTGCTCCATTTTGTTCTCCATTTGATTCTCTGGGACCAGGCCATCAGGCTGTAGGTTACGCTATTACAAGGAATGATATGATCGGAAAGCCAATGAACTCAGTGCCTTCAGTCTCAGATGCTACAGATGAGAAACATccaaaatcattaaataattcACCTATAAGTGTTGAAGGAACAAAAGGTGACCCTCTTCCTTATCCCGTGCTCCGGCCAATCATTGTTCCAACTATTGCAAGGAAGGGATCTAGATCTGAGTTTATGCTAAGTCATGATCATAAAAACCCATGCTTACCTTCCACCATAAGAGATGCCCCCAGAATAAAAAGACCTCCATCTCCTGTGGTACTTTCGGTCCCTCGAGTGCCCCGTCCGCCTCCACCATCTCCTGTTGGAGGATCTAGGAAGCGAGGATTCCCTATTGTCAGGTCAGGGAGCTCAAGTCCGAGGCACTGGGGTATGAGAACTTGGTATCGTGAAGAAGCTTTAGATGAAAGTCACATTTCTATAGATAGCACTGAAGTTCTTTGGCCTTCATGGGGAAACAAGGGCATCTCTGCCTTTCCAGTGGTGCAATCAATTGGGGGGCCCTTGCTGCAGGATCATCTGCTGAATGTTTCTCAATTAGCTTGTGATCAGGAACAT CCAGATATTGCATTGCCTCTGCAACCTCCTGATTTGTTGAACTCTAATGATAAGACACCCTTATCCCTTCTGCAGTGTCTTCTCCATGATGAAATTGATTCTTTCTGGAAGCAG GTATCTGCTGAGCACCTGACAAGGAAGCCCTACATTAATTGGGCTGTAATGAGGGTCACACGAGCTCTTCAAGTCCTTTGGCCTCGTTCTCGTACCAATATTTTTGGTTCTTGTGCAACTGGTTTAGCTCTTCCCACTAGTGATGTAGATCTTGTGGTTTCTCTTCCACCAGTACGGAATTTG GAACCTATTAAAGAAGCTGGAATTTTGGAAGGTCGTAATGGAATAAAGGAAACATGTCTTCAG CATGCGGCTAGGTATCTTGCGAATCAGGATTGGGTCCGAAATGACTCCctaaaaacaatagaaaatacagCT atACCTGTTATTAATCTAGTGGCTGAGGTCCCTCATGATTACATCTCTTCAAATCGAAACTCTTCAAATTCAGATGCTCAGAAAGTATGGGCCAGCAATGCACATCTTGGACATGGGGGTGGTCCTCATTCTGATCAACCTCTCTCCGAGAATAAGTCTTTGCCCTTGTCATCAAAATTGATGAAGGATGATTACATTGATGTGAAGCTAATTCGTCTTGATATCAGCTTTAAATCACCGTCTCACACTGGACTTCAAACTTCAGAATTG GTTGGGGAACTCACTCAGCAATTTCCAGCGATCATACCGCTTGCTTTGGTACTAAAGCAGTTCTTGGCTGATCGTAGTCTGGATGACTCCTACTCAGGTGGCCTAAGTTCATATTGTCTG GTGTTACTGGTTACACGATTTCTCCAGCATGAACACCATATTGGCCGGTCAATCAATCAG AGCCTTGGCAGCCTTTTGATGGATTTTCTCTACTTCTTCGG GAATGTGTTTGATCCGCGTCAAATGCGTATATCAATTCAAGGAAGTGGAGTTTATATGAAGAGAGAAAGGGGTTTAAG TTTTGATCCAGTTCATATCGATGATCCACTCTATCCCACTAATAATGTTGGGAGGAACTGCTTTCGCATACATCAATGTATCAAG GCTTTTGCAGATGCTTATGCTGTTCTCGAGAATGAACAATCACAGTTCTTAGACAATCGCCCTCCTACTTCTTTGGCGTCATTTAGGTTACtagaaaaaataattccaaGTATTGGCCAGGAGTTCCAAAGTTCAGTTTGTAGTGGCTGA